In Megalobrama amblycephala isolate DHTTF-2021 linkage group LG21, ASM1881202v1, whole genome shotgun sequence, the genomic stretch tgttacttaaagggatagttcacccaaaaatgaaaattctgtcatcatttaatcaccgtcaagttgttccaaacctgtatgagtttctttcttctgctgaacacaaaagaagatattctgaagaatgtcggaaacagttgatggaccccattgacttttcTCCACTCTGTGGATGTCAATatggcccatcaactgtttagatacacatattcttcaaaatatcttgttttgtgttcaacagaagaaagaaattcgtacaggtttggaacaacttgagggtgagtaaattatgatagaattttcatctttgggtgaactatccctttaacatgtcACTGTTCAaaaatgaagcttttttttttcttgcaccAACTTCTAAATTCTATTTCTAGTTTTGTTATTGAGATGACTTTAGAACCATCTAAAATGTCCAACCATCTGTTTATGTAATGAACAGCTGAAAGCTGCCAAGTTGGAGATCAGAGATCTTCAGGCAGAGTTTGAGATGGAGAGAGATGATTATCTGGCCACCATCCGGCGCCTGGAGCGGGAAGGCCAGCTCCTTCAAGGAATCTTGGAGCGCATGGTGCCCCTGGTGCGCAGGGACTGTAACTACAGCAACCTGGATCGGCTGCGGAAGGAGGCAGTGTGGGATGAAGATGGAGGGACATGGAGACTGCCAGAGGTTGTGGTGCAGAAAACGAGCTTACCTGCAGGTGAAGTGTTGGGAAGAGAACGGCTGCACTGGGAAATTGATGATCTTtgtataatatactttaaaaatgaaagtttattttataaactaTACTTTTATATACTAGTTTCTAATGGGATCATAGAAGATAcaaaaaaattgctttttttaaattataataataaatcacgAAGAACAAGATGCTTTTAAATTGAGCATTTCCAAAAAAGAATATGCGCAGGTGCACAAAAAAAGCAAATGTTTCAGTCAGTTCTTGTGTGATTTAAAGGTATATTCTCTCTCTTCTTGCTCTACAGTGCCTCCTTCAGGTGCCATTGCCCCTGGCAGACTTTCAGCACGCAGGAATTCTGCCTCAGACCTTGTCGACCCTTTTGTGGTATTCAGACAGTGAATTAACACCATTCAAACATGACTTCTGACATTTATACACAGATACACTACATACGAATCAGATATATCAGTGCTAGATTAATGTGCAACATTCAATAATGGGGTTTTACACTTGAAATTGCTAGCTGAGGATCATTTTAAACCTGGATTAAAGCAATCCTGTGTCACCTTAATTATTTGCATaatagtaatataataatattgccTTTTCATTACTCCAAATAAAGCGTGTTAAATAAAGCGTGTTAAAAGTTTATGTAACAAGTACAAAGcacatgaatatttaatgaggCAAGCACAGTTTAGTTTATGATTGGTCAACATTCTAGCCCTAATGCAGTTGACACTGTATAACTCTGGCATTACAATCCAGGTTTGGGCGTATACTAGGGTTAAAAGTGGTCTTAACCCACTTTTACAAAATATGTTTGAAATGTTATTAATTttaacccagggttaaaagcACCCTGGGCTGAGTGTAGAGTGAAAAGTGTTTTAGATCCTTAGAATCTTActtatgaatatgaaaaacaTCCATATCTTTGATGCATGTCCAACTGACTCCAAATCTCTTTTTAgcaagaagaggaggaagaccGCTACAAGTTAATGTTGAACCGCAGTGATAGCCAACATATCGCCACTAACTACTTCAAGCCAAAACGGACCAGTCAGCTGTTGGCTGGCGACTCTATTAAAAACACAAGTAAGAAGTTGATGTAATATAAACCATTACAGATTCATGTTCATTTGTTTCTCTCATGCAACTGTGGTATGTTTATAAATGTTGCTAATTCTAATCATTTTCTCACAGTGAATTATTCTGGTTCAGTCGGTAATGGTTCAGCCCACCAGACCTCCAGCGGGTCCAGTTTGTCTCCTCTTAGTGTAGAATCTCTCCTTCCACGCCCCTTCCGTTTGGAGTCCCTTGGAGTCCCACCTGCACACGGCAAAGTAAAACGCAAGAAGAGCAAGGCGCTCATCCCAACTGAGAACATCTGATGGGACATGGCTTTCCAAATCCCTTGTTTATATAAGAGAGCCCAGAGCTTTGTCTTTTTAAGCTGCTGttatctgtttttatttcatttgtagaTATGTaaagatatatttttattgtattagtGCTTAATGACATGCAGGGTAATTTTGTGATCTAACGTCTTTCAGTTCTAAATGTCACACAATGTGGCATGTAAGCACTGTGTAAAACATAGGAATTTGAACTAATACTACCTGAAGTAGAAATAATGCTACCTAATGTGCTGCAGTGTTTTTACTGAGAGGTTTCAGCACTGAAAACCCATGCTGCTGTCTTACTATATTTTTGTCTTGAAAAACTAGTTTCTTTGTCCTTTTTAAGATTTATCCCATAAATGAAAGGTTCTAATAACTGAGGATGTTTCagagaaagtattttaatatggggtcacttataaagcattttatCTGTGTACACCATTTTAAAGTACAATTTGCTTCTGAAGCGACTCTTAATGGATAAAATTAAGGTTCGCTTTTGTTCCCATGGGCCAATATGAACATACATCACATTAGCAGTTTAAATGGGTTGCAAatgttgttttgtgttgtttaatTTCCTTCATTTTTCTATTTGGACATTTTGGTGAGTCATCTCTTGTAGCCAGACTCATAACAAGTATGaaaaagtccccctgtggtgaaaatcaagttttatatgtctatgtggtgttttaaaatgctttaagacaaaccatgagCAAATTCATAAATGAACACCAtttctgagtattttctcttcaGACAGTTTCAAAAACGTGTTTTGAATCGCTGGTgattctgacgtcacaaactaccttgtaaccaatcacatcaaaGTGCCaacgggctttagcatatcattaactgtaATGGCTCTAAAGCAGGGGAGTCCTGGTATATTTTGggtatatgatgtatattacgatgttatgatgaactatatgctacggaagaggattagggccaagcaataataaaaaaataaaaccatctcgagattaaagttgttaaatttcgagaaaaaagtcgaaataaaatgtgagaataaactcattaaattacgagaaaaaaactcgttaaatgtcgagaaaaaagttgagataaaatgttgagaataaagtcattaaattacgagaaaaaagtcgttaaattacgagaacaaattcgttaaattatgagaaaaattttaaattttgagaaaaaagtcgagataaaatgttgagaataaagtcattaaattacgagaaaaaactcattaaatttcaagaaaaaagtcgagataaaatgttgagaataaagtcattaaattacgagaaaaaagtcattaaattacgagaacaaattcgttaaattatgagaaaaatgttgttaaatttcgagaataaagtcattaactaatttattctcgtaatttaacgaatttgttctcgtaatttaacgacttttttctcgtaattaaatgactttattctcaatattttatctcaactttatctcaacattttatttcgacctttttctcgtaatttaacgatttttttctcgtaatttaacgatttttttctcgtaatttaatgacttttttctcaatattttatctcaactttatctcaacattttatttcgacctttttctcgtaatttaacgacttttttctcgtaatttaatgactttattctcaacattttatctcgaaatttaacgacatttttctcataatttaacgaatttgttctcataatttaacaacttttttctcgtaatttaatgactttattctcaacattttatctcgactcttttctcgaaattttacatttttctcataatttaacgaatttgttctcgtaatttaacgacttttttctcataatttaatgactttattctcaacattttatctcgacttttttctcgaaatttaacatttttctcataatttaacgaatttgttctcataatttaacgacttttttctcgtaattaaatgactttattctcaatattttatctcaactttatctcaacattttatttcgacctttttctcgtaatttaacgatttttttctcgtaatttaacgatttttttctcgtaatttaatgacttttttctcaatattttatctcaactttatctcaacattttatttcgacctttttctcgtaatttaacgacttttttcttgtaatttaatgactttattctcaacattttatctcgacttttttctcgaaatttaacgacatttttctcataatttaacgaatttgttctcataatttaacaacttttttctcgtaatttaatgactttattcttaacattttatctcgactcttttctcgaaattttacatttttctcataatttaacgaatttgttctcgtaatttaacgacttttttctcataatttaatgactttattctcaacattttatctcgacttttttctcgaaatttaacatttttctcataatttaacgaatttgttctcgtaatttaacaacttttttctcgtaatttaatgactttattctcaacattttatttcgacctttttctctaaatttaacgagttttttctcgtaatttaacgagtttattctcaacattttatttcgacttttttctcgaaattagtgagttttttctctaaatttaacaactttaatcttgagatggttttatttttttattattgcttggccctaatcctcttccgtactctTCCGtaatatgcctttctccacttcTTAGTTTTTGTAAGGATGCCGATTTTttgaaggcagctgtctgactctgagatggtgaacgggaacatggtttgtgtaacattagcaacacattattagctgtttgataacgaaGTCAAGCAAAAgactaatcatattaattaccattatgtctgacgttgtaaaaagcgataaAATTGCAGcgttacctcagtaagttgaccgagtggatctctgtcACGTGAGCTCATGTGAGTGAATGGAGGCGGGGTTAATTGGCACATTCACAGATCCGCATATACTAAATAAAGCAAGGGTGTAATTACATTCAaactattttaaggcattaagattttttttgcacagaaaaaaaaacatttaaatgttattttagtgatttttaagggataaaatttaCTACAGGGGCGCTTTGctttatatatgtaaaatacacaTTCTCTCTGACTTTAGTGTATTAAGTAGATGCAATAGTGACAGTGACCTGTGCCCAACATACAGTAATCACTGTAAGTAGAACCTCTTGGTGAAAAGCACTAGAGTGAAGCCAAGATGAGTATCATTTGATACATCCTACTCACAAACTGAGGGCTAATCAATGTATTTAACAGCAGTGTGTTTTCCATGTGTTTTTATTGATCTAATTGCATTGGCATTAAACCAGTTATATTTTTCACCATGGTTTTGCTATCAACCCCAAGCATATCAGCTGGAAAGGTTTAAATTGTTGGTTATGTTTGCACTTGGACACAGTTTAGGCATAAAATTCTGATCATAGAGCACAGCAACCAGACATACTGAAACCAAGTGAGACATTTTATCCTgaattattactttattaatgtgtgttctgtggttaaacattgtcataatttattgCTGCTTTCCGTGTGCATTGTGGTGCGGATTCAGTTAGAGATACCACCGTGAAAGGGCAACTGTTAACTGAGTCAATACAAACAGAAGGAACCATTCTCAGTGTAAGTCATGAATAGGTCACATTCCGAGATAAAGAACTTTAATGACAGATGAATCTGAGAGGCCAGGTAACATGAACACCAGTCTGTTGGTTGCAACCTAAGATAATGCACTAATTCACCAAAGTGCTGTGTCAGATCTCACTGACCGGCGTGTAAAATGAGGAGTTTGACTGATAGCTGATCTTTGGGAGACGGGGTTCAAGAGTCTCTGGTGCAGCAGACATACTCCAttgtatttgaaaaaaaaaaaactgatttgtTATTCATACAGACAGATTTGGAGCACACTTTCAATAGCAAGATCAAAGAGTAATTCAAGGCTAATCTACTTACAGCCAGTTCAAAATTAAATATACTTAAGTTCACCTGGAAAAGTAAACATACTGTTTCATCTTAATCTTCAGTGCTGAATAAGCAAAGGCATCTGGGTGTTAAGGTACGGTCACATTTACCATTGCTCTGCGAAATTTCTCAAGCGAAATCTAATCATTTCAATAAGAATAAGTGTGATCGGGAGTTGGTGaaaaagctgcttggtttgaaagtgacttctgtgtgagcttTGCTTTATACATTGAACACTATTGACAATAGATCTTTTTTGCCCACAAGATCTCACAGAAATTTTGCTAACGTGACCGCacctttcatcactatttagaTTCAGTAAATAATCAACTAAAAGTACCACACTGTGTTACTTTGAATTGCTAAAAATTGAAGAGTGCAATTTCTGTGTCACTAGTGCTACCAAAcggaatttaaaaaataatgaccaTTGGTCCGTCAAACGCCAAAACTCACGACAATGGTTGAGCTGATGTTGCTATGTTGGTCGGGATGTTCACACAaacagcaatgttttgaaagtgCCTGTCACACTAGATcgcagcaatagcaaaccacaacaatccaatcaattcccaatggacaaaatcaagtcccgcccaacattttttcttgtttgagaagcgtttcactcACAATAGAAAAGAgaagactatcacaacttcaGTTTCATGCTGTCTTTAAATACTAGAGAGCATAAAATCTCAGTTTTTCAGCAGTCCTAGCTTTCGTAATGCCTCTCTCCGATCCCTTCCGATGCTGGGAACTGGCACGTTGAAGCCTTTGGATTGAGATGATGTTACATGCAACGGCACTTTCCTGGGTGTCGATTCATTAACATCCATTTGAGAGTCTTTAACGTGGTTCTTGGTCCCTGCTGCAGAAGAACATGACTTTTGGTTCTGAGAAACTGCATTTATGACTGTGTTGTTTGAACCTGAATGTCCCGTCCCAGTGAGTTCCAGCATGGCAGATTTCCCGGTTGAAGTCATATCGGCATGCGGCATGTGCTTTAGTTGTTGACGGACTGGGTTCTGTGTATCCTCCTTGAGGAGACCTAACTTGCAAAGAGCCTCCACTCTTACTTTCTCTGGCTTCATCAATTTATCTACAGTCACTTCCCCGGAGCAAGGCATGGTCGAGTCAGTCTTGGGGTTGGAGGCTTCTTCCTGGTTCATTGGGACTTTGTGTGGGGTTTTCATTTTAGGTTTAGGGGCCACAGGTGGAGGAGTGGGCTTGGAGCCCCTACTGGTCACAGCCTGCGAGTTCTGGGTAAGAATTTGGGATCCAGAGTTGGTTCCCACAAGATCGTTATTTGTAGAAACCTGCTGTTCTTGGGTTTTGGCTTCAGTTGCATTGGTTTTCCGCATTGATGCACTCTTGCGCAGATGCACCAGAGCCTCATACGAAAGGGGTCCTCGACTCGCCACATTCTCTGGCCGCTCATTATTCTGTTGTTCTTCCGCTGTATCTTTACTGCCTTTGATTTTATGCGGAGGTGGTATCACAACCACATTGACCTCTGAGGGAACTCGAGGAGCTTCTTGATGGAGCTGAGCATTTTTTGAAGCCACTTTAGGTGCTGTTTTTTTCTGGGATGCAGCTAATCCAGGTCTGGTTTGAATTTGCGAGTTACGGTGCGCAAGGACAAATGGAGTAGGGACCATATAATTCAGAATTTCATTTTGCACCAAGCTGCTAGATGACAACGGACCTTCAAATTGGCTTTTGGGCACATCTGcaatcaaaaaatgtattttagtgtATAACCAGAAATAGTTAGGAGTTAGAAATACCAAAAGAGCAAAAACGCACCTTGACTAGGGACCTTGTTGAGTCCAGAGAGGTGGGCCGCTTTGTTAGCCACATTTCCTCGAGCTGGCAGCTGATCAGACTCGTCATTGGACAGGCCACTGTCATCCTCCATATCCAGTGACTGAATGGTCTCCTCTAGGTACATGAGACATGCCTTCTCCTCAGCAGAGAGATACTCCAGACTTTCATCACTCTGAAACAAAAATTGTTCACATTAACTTTGTGACTGGGTTACAATATTGGatctaaatttttatttttgggtgaactatccctttaacaattcataaaattaaagtatGTCTTACAAAGCATGAGTTGAAGCTGACCACACTGTCACAGCTGCCATTACTGTCAATCTCACCCACTGTGTCAAGGCCATTGCCGTCCTGCCACGTGTCACGTATCGGCATTGCAAATGATGGAAACCTCCTCTCTGATATGAATTCAAAGTTCTTTAAAAGTGTTGATGAAGCTGCATTTCCCCTAAAAgtagaatttaaaaaatgcaaattgAGTTTCTTGATATGCACCCTTTGAAAGAGTTGGTAGTATTAGTAATGATAGTGGAATTAAAAACAATCATATACCAAAAAGGTCATGAATTTAAAAGAGCAAGCAATTATATATGTATGTCTTTGTAcagtataataaatgatcagaTCATGTTGAGTGCGATTACAGCAGACGTTACACTGAGCTTCTTTAGTTGGATCAAGTCCGGCATGAATGGAAGACTGAATGAATCATCGTTTTGTTTAaagtaaaagatttttttttttaaaaatgtttaattcttTAATATTTAGTACTACAGAAATGGTTTAATTTATTCCAGCTTCCAATTTCATCTCATAAAAAATCAGCAAGAACAATGTCAATACACTTTGCATTATTAGTTGTCAAGTAAAACGCTCTCACTGTTGTAAATTTGAATATGACGTGGAtgataacacatttttctttcaGTGATGGGATATATTGTGTGATATCATGCAAATGTAACAGCAAACAGGATAGAAGGGGCAGTTGCAGACAGTTAGATGAAGACTAAAGCTATCATCTGTATTGTAGGACATATTTGTTTCCAGATCCCACAAATtatcattatatttataaatctgTAATAATTTAACTGTAATCAGTGAACCATATCTCAATGGCTGTAAAAACAAGGTCAATTTTTACAGACATAATAAACCCACTGGCCTTTTTCTTATTTAATGTAGTTATCAGATGCTTGGTTTTCTTTGTAATTGTAACACCAATATGCACTTTGACACACCATGATGTCTTTTATGTAGCTCTAGAAAATTCATATCTATGATCATAACACTAAATATATCTAAAgtttatgactttattttgcATACAGTGTATATGACATGTATTGCACAATAAAGCACACACTGTTATCTGCTCTAAGGGTGTGTGAAGCTCTCACTGTCAGACTGTTCACAGTGCTTTAACACTTGGGTAAAATAGTCAATATTACTGAACAACTTGAAAAAAATAAGAGCAAGTGCTTTGAATTAAATCCCATTTTAATTGATGCATTTCAGCACATTATCATAATTAATTTACTATTCTTCTCTGCTTAAAATTCCTTAATTATTGGACAACCTCTTTAATTAAAATCTTAAGAACACTAAtacacagaaataaatatagGAAGCATGAAACATGCCTTAATAAAAGCTTACCTTCAGTGCAGAAACGAGTTAGATGGCAGCTCGGCAGCTTCACGTGCTTCACAGTGTCAGTGTCAGTGTCAATGTGAGGTGCTGTACGTCAGTACTGTACATAGGGACATTTTCGACCAATCATTTTCGTTTTCTCCTACAGCAGCCAATTAGAGAACAGGCCGGTGAGTGTGCAGAATGAAAAGAACATTAGTCTCAAATTCAAAATCATTTAGTTACGGCGGGAAAAGACTTATAAAAGATGAGTAAACCTACATAATTAGGCTACATATACGACTTCTCTGCACTCGTTTGTAATGACAAACACATGATGACAGAAAGTGCCAAGAGGATCACCTGCAAATCCGAGTTAATCGCGTTATTAAGGGTTTCTTAAAATAGCATTAGTTGAATCCCCGTCAACTGGAACTGATTTGATCCTGTTTCGCTGACTGGGATTCATAATGTTTTCACACCACATTCAGACGAGAATAggttttaacatttatttctttaacTACTATCATTTTTATGGTCCTAATACAAATCCAATCGTAACTAGTAACTAGATACTAATAATATCAGAAGTGACGACTAGTATACTATATTTTCAATTACTCGCCATTTAGTCACTaagtagggtgaattcaggttgattgggacactttttcctattaatctcaatggcaaaaagtgtcccaatcaccctgaattcaccaTAATATGTACTAAGTACTATCTAGTGCATGAGAAGGATCACCTATAGATTATACATGCTAGTCAATCTAAAGTAAGTTGTAGTTTTAAAGGAATAAATGTTATAAAGCTTATGCGAgcaagatttttacattttttaaagaatatggaGTGGAACTTGCCTGCGCAAAACTTGCCGCCATATTGAACACATGGTTAGTTAACAAGCCGATGTGTGAACTTGTTCCAATTAGCCGACCCCAGCATACATATCACACAAGGGGAAAACTTTTAATTACTGGTAAAAT encodes the following:
- the zgc:158258 gene encoding specifically androgen-regulated gene protein produces the protein MPIRDTWQDGNGLDTVGEIDSNGSCDSVVSFNSCFSDESLEYLSAEEKACLMYLEETIQSLDMEDDSGLSNDESDQLPARGNVANKAAHLSGLNKVPSQDVPKSQFEGPLSSSSLVQNEILNYMVPTPFVLAHRNSQIQTRPGLAASQKKTAPKVASKNAQLHQEAPRVPSEVNVVVIPPPHKIKGSKDTAEEQQNNERPENVASRGPLSYEALVHLRKSASMRKTNATEAKTQEQQVSTNNDLVGTNSGSQILTQNSQAVTSRGSKPTPPPVAPKPKMKTPHKVPMNQEEASNPKTDSTMPCSGEVTVDKLMKPEKVRVEALCKLGLLKEDTQNPVRQQLKHMPHADMTSTGKSAMLELTGTGHSGSNNTVINAVSQNQKSCSSAAGTKNHVKDSQMDVNESTPRKVPLHVTSSQSKGFNVPVPSIGRDRREALRKLGLLKN